A single Cupriavidus sp. D39 DNA region contains:
- a CDS encoding very short patch repair endonuclease has protein sequence MDRATIMRAVKSKNTGPELIVRRIVHSLGFRFRLHRQDLPGSPDLAFIGRRKAIFVHGCFWHGHDCPRGARVPKTNSTYWLAKIARNRERDAAAIERLTAIGWQIHIVWECELKDRDKLERRLRSFLEASE, from the coding sequence GTGGATCGCGCGACGATCATGCGAGCAGTCAAGTCAAAGAACACGGGCCCCGAACTTATCGTGCGGCGAATCGTGCATTCACTCGGTTTCCGTTTTCGGTTGCACCGTCAAGATTTGCCCGGTTCGCCCGACCTCGCGTTCATCGGGCGCCGCAAAGCGATATTTGTCCATGGTTGCTTTTGGCATGGGCACGATTGCCCTCGAGGAGCACGTGTGCCTAAAACAAACTCGACCTACTGGCTTGCCAAGATCGCTCGCAATCGTGAAAGGGATGCGGCCGCCATCGAACGCTTGACTGCAATCGGCTGGCAAATTCATATCGTGTGGGAATGCGAACTCAAAGACCGAGACAAACTTGAGCGCCGCCTACGCAGCTTTCTAGAGGCCTCTGAATAG
- a CDS encoding DNA cytosine methyltransferase codes for MKHKFSFYEFFAGGGMARAGLGNAWECLFANDLDPVKASAYAENWGKDHFDGRDISKVAVSDLGGEVDLAWASFPCQDLSVAGNGLGIGNADARASTRSGALWPCLELIEKLRQQGRQPPLVVLENVAGLLTLDGGRDFAAICTRLGKLGYRYGAIIVDAKHFVPQSRPRVFIVAVRRDMHVPRHLDNGMATANWHTPPLLRAFASLGAKAHKDWIWWDLGIAPKLPKNALIKSIDRRRAAWNTPEETERLIGMMAPNHLARLEQAKHAGSAQIGSLYLRMRREGEVNKQRVEIAFDPTLGCLRTPRGGASRPRIILVDGNHVRTRLLSIEEAARLMGLDADYALPDVYHHAFKIIGDGVVVPVVRFLAERLLEPLALTARREALQDKICVA; via the coding sequence ATGAAACATAAATTCAGTTTTTACGAGTTTTTCGCTGGTGGAGGTATGGCCCGCGCAGGTCTGGGCAATGCCTGGGAGTGCCTCTTCGCTAACGACTTGGATCCTGTCAAAGCCTCAGCCTACGCCGAAAACTGGGGGAAGGACCACTTCGATGGCCGAGACATCAGCAAAGTGGCCGTGTCAGATCTCGGCGGTGAAGTTGATTTGGCTTGGGCATCGTTTCCCTGCCAAGATCTTTCTGTCGCTGGGAATGGCCTAGGAATTGGCAACGCGGATGCCAGAGCATCAACTCGATCGGGCGCGCTTTGGCCATGCCTAGAGCTTATTGAGAAACTACGGCAGCAAGGGCGCCAGCCGCCCTTGGTTGTGCTGGAGAATGTCGCGGGGCTCCTAACTTTGGATGGCGGGCGCGATTTTGCCGCGATCTGTACTAGGCTAGGCAAGCTCGGTTACCGTTACGGTGCAATCATCGTAGACGCCAAGCATTTTGTGCCACAGTCTCGGCCACGGGTATTCATAGTGGCTGTGCGCCGCGACATGCATGTACCGCGCCACCTCGACAATGGAATGGCTACGGCGAATTGGCACACTCCGCCTCTGCTTAGAGCATTTGCGAGCCTTGGCGCGAAGGCTCATAAGGACTGGATCTGGTGGGATCTAGGAATCGCTCCCAAGCTGCCGAAGAACGCCTTGATAAAGTCGATTGATAGGCGGCGCGCAGCATGGAATACGCCCGAGGAGACTGAACGACTCATTGGCATGATGGCGCCGAACCATCTCGCTCGGCTCGAGCAGGCTAAACACGCGGGATCTGCTCAGATTGGCAGTCTCTATCTCCGCATGCGTCGTGAAGGTGAGGTGAACAAGCAACGCGTAGAAATCGCGTTCGACCCAACTTTGGGATGCCTAAGGACCCCACGTGGCGGCGCTTCGCGCCCACGAATTATCCTGGTTGATGGCAATCATGTCAGAACGCGACTCCTATCGATTGAGGAAGCGGCGAGGCTGATGGGATTGGATGCAGACTATGCCTTACCTGATGTTTATCATCACGCCTTCAAAATCATCGGAGATGGGGTAGTTGTGCCGGTAGTTCGATTCCTTGCGGAGCGCCTGCTGGAGCCGCTGGCACTAACGGCGCGCCGAGAAGCGCTGCAGGATAAGATCTGTGTGGCGTGA
- a CDS encoding DEAD/DEAH box helicase: MLERGLRPGHPGIVASGTGSGKTESFMLPVLAAIANEAVTWPEPPKDYLQNDWWAEAGSRWIPHRHGEARPSAVRALVLYPMNALVEDQMVRLRKTLDSDEAHATMDDRFARNRIFSANTRVRRQ; encoded by the coding sequence ATGCTTGAGCGGGGGCTCAGACCAGGCCATCCAGGGATCGTGGCGTCCGGGACAGGTTCGGGCAAGACTGAGAGCTTCATGCTTCCCGTACTGGCCGCAATCGCGAATGAAGCGGTGACCTGGCCAGAACCGCCGAAAGACTATCTACAGAACGACTGGTGGGCGGAAGCCGGTTCAAGGTGGATCCCTCACCGTCACGGGGAAGCGAGGCCATCTGCTGTGAGAGCATTGGTCCTATACCCGATGAATGCGCTCGTCGAAGACCAGATGGTTCGCTTACGCAAGACGCTTGACTCCGATGAAGCGCACGCCACGATGGACGATCGGTTCGCCCGAAATCGAATTTTTTCGGCCAATACACGAGTTCGACGCCAGTAA
- a CDS encoding helicase-related protein, with product MLAALKEQNGFVAKLRKTPEISAAIHEAASALCVAGQNDDDLIKKLAEAAAAVLTNACKDGEGVRATAASEIARRIFRSNEEDPDMALRGFMLARALPESGEWQAKVAIETPAFRVHTFIRNIEGLFAAPQLRDGVVTFRDFTVERGTSHAAPGLGEKRGLRLFELLYCEACGDLFVGGQRGQKSTTSRATELLPSTADLEGLPERASSEYYDSMKLDEFAVFWPRRDEWAGSEKDYDRWEPAYLNPETGVATIHEDVPDGRIGGYLYYQEDAAVRGPKGKITGSKSAQPFCCPKCGTDYSNRPAANRSRSPIRAFRTGVTKASQLVATELFELLHAIGAAPKGIVFSDSRQDAANQALEIERLHLRDLRREVLVAAARSYVTRAANEWMSHDDFLARFSELQEAGREEERAALLDRYSKQSRDAAGGAGGRKVKLDRLLQHNVSDGSIGDLVAEFVRIGTHPFDEAGLQTFEQRPWYQLFDKKGDAIDYTQTLSQASRAKLNGIILERQYELIDDVIFANTFFALEETGLAYPSASKGIDAKADELDAWLRVFAKATRVRDNKFADDSRMTEWVSGADVFHKRTTRFAKMVFGDNGHVEGLTGVLNRFADLGHKSGMFEIGNLYLKVAEASDPYWRCGNCERVHMHLGVMRCTRCGEGLQKEPTGKVEALWRSNFLGRRIMRSHDDGVSRFRLRVEELTGQTDDFSERLRKFKGIFVDGESEIQKLSAEIDMLSVTTTMEVGIDIGALQSVYQANMPPQRFNYQQRVGRAGRRGQAFSFVVTFCRGRSHDAYYFAHPEAITGDQPPPPFLAVSHDPIPLRLLRKAWLREAFKLLRDECKAKGQIYPGDILVPPDVHGEYVTTRDYFFDSEAAWKDRLRRALELTIQKRDDYAHAATFNEAQRDRLLARATVDELLSDIDELGTLAPNAGFGLARFLAEGGLLPMYGMPTRVRELYLGLRSDKDSASPEYEWSTMDRDLDLAVFEFAPGAILVKDKQKHRVIGFTGDLAEPQRRGSDVEIRAVSNWLESKTYVALCPSCGSAKHDESEPATVLNCDDCHEEIPPEEFHLYVTPTAFRTDFQPRTNLDEVGRMAFRTVATVLREGERVAYGKMAVRRGADVTVMQLNDGVSGDEGEGNRFVINLAQDQGVPVPLRSKPLTIDGPQAIESSFLEKERGSRWAAKQDSQMTFGLIASKKTDALYLELTTLILD from the coding sequence ATGCTTGCGGCACTCAAGGAACAGAACGGGTTCGTCGCTAAGCTGAGGAAGACTCCGGAAATTAGCGCCGCGATCCATGAGGCAGCGAGCGCACTGTGCGTCGCTGGTCAGAATGATGACGATCTGATCAAGAAGCTCGCTGAGGCTGCGGCCGCCGTTTTGACCAATGCGTGCAAAGATGGCGAAGGAGTGCGAGCAACCGCCGCTAGCGAAATAGCCCGCCGGATTTTCCGCTCCAATGAAGAAGATCCAGATATGGCGCTGCGAGGGTTTATGCTTGCTCGTGCCCTACCAGAGTCCGGCGAATGGCAAGCGAAGGTTGCAATTGAGACGCCTGCATTTCGCGTTCACACATTTATTCGCAATATCGAGGGCCTATTCGCCGCTCCTCAGCTACGCGACGGAGTCGTTACCTTCAGAGATTTCACGGTCGAGCGTGGGACATCGCATGCAGCGCCGGGCCTAGGGGAAAAGCGAGGCCTTCGGCTTTTCGAACTGCTCTACTGTGAAGCATGCGGCGACCTTTTTGTCGGCGGTCAGCGTGGACAGAAAAGCACTACAAGCAGGGCCACCGAACTTCTACCGTCGACCGCGGATCTTGAGGGGCTGCCCGAGCGCGCTTCGTCGGAGTACTACGACTCTATGAAGCTCGATGAGTTCGCTGTGTTCTGGCCACGGCGCGATGAATGGGCCGGTTCAGAGAAAGATTACGATCGTTGGGAGCCAGCGTACCTCAATCCGGAGACAGGTGTCGCAACTATCCATGAAGATGTGCCGGATGGTCGCATTGGAGGGTATCTTTACTATCAAGAAGACGCAGCCGTTAGAGGCCCGAAAGGCAAGATCACTGGGAGCAAATCTGCTCAGCCTTTTTGCTGTCCGAAGTGCGGGACCGATTATTCAAATCGACCGGCGGCAAATCGTTCACGTTCCCCAATTCGCGCGTTTCGCACCGGCGTCACAAAGGCGTCTCAACTTGTAGCAACAGAGCTCTTCGAGCTGCTCCACGCAATCGGTGCTGCGCCTAAGGGCATCGTTTTCTCCGATAGTCGCCAGGACGCAGCCAATCAGGCACTAGAGATCGAGCGCCTACATCTGCGTGACCTTCGACGAGAAGTCCTCGTCGCCGCGGCACGGAGCTACGTTACGAGGGCGGCGAACGAGTGGATGTCTCACGATGATTTTCTGGCCCGCTTCTCGGAACTGCAGGAAGCTGGACGTGAGGAGGAGCGTGCGGCGTTGCTAGATCGCTATTCCAAGCAGAGTCGGGATGCGGCGGGCGGCGCTGGAGGTCGCAAAGTCAAGCTCGACCGTTTGTTGCAGCATAACGTCAGCGACGGGTCAATTGGAGACCTGGTAGCAGAGTTTGTCCGGATAGGCACTCACCCGTTTGATGAGGCGGGGCTGCAGACCTTCGAGCAAAGGCCTTGGTATCAGCTCTTTGATAAGAAGGGAGACGCGATCGACTACACGCAGACGCTCTCGCAGGCTTCGCGCGCCAAACTCAATGGCATCATCCTGGAGCGACAGTACGAGCTTATCGATGACGTCATCTTCGCAAACACATTCTTCGCTCTCGAAGAGACGGGACTAGCTTATCCTTCGGCGTCGAAGGGGATCGATGCTAAGGCGGACGAGTTGGACGCCTGGTTACGAGTATTTGCTAAAGCCACGCGTGTTCGCGACAATAAGTTTGCCGATGACAGTCGCATGACTGAATGGGTGTCTGGAGCCGACGTGTTTCACAAGCGGACGACTCGCTTTGCAAAAATGGTATTCGGTGACAATGGCCATGTTGAGGGGTTGACGGGAGTCCTCAATAGATTTGCCGATCTCGGACATAAGAGTGGCATGTTTGAGATAGGGAATCTTTATCTTAAGGTGGCTGAGGCAAGCGATCCATATTGGCGTTGCGGCAATTGCGAACGCGTCCACATGCATCTCGGTGTCATGCGATGCACAAGATGTGGCGAGGGGCTCCAGAAGGAGCCTACCGGTAAGGTTGAGGCGCTGTGGCGGAGCAATTTTCTTGGCCGTCGCATTATGCGAAGCCACGACGACGGAGTAAGTCGTTTTCGTCTGCGAGTCGAAGAGCTCACTGGCCAGACTGATGATTTTTCGGAGCGATTGCGTAAATTCAAGGGAATTTTTGTTGACGGCGAAAGTGAAATTCAGAAGCTCTCTGCTGAGATAGACATGCTGTCCGTAACAACCACCATGGAGGTGGGAATCGACATTGGCGCACTTCAGAGCGTATATCAGGCGAATATGCCTCCGCAGCGGTTCAACTATCAACAGCGAGTCGGTCGTGCTGGACGTCGTGGACAAGCATTTTCCTTTGTGGTGACCTTTTGTCGTGGGCGGAGCCATGATGCATACTATTTTGCGCATCCGGAAGCGATTACTGGTGATCAGCCGCCACCTCCTTTTCTTGCTGTTAGCCACGATCCCATTCCGCTCCGGCTGCTGCGCAAGGCGTGGCTCCGTGAGGCGTTCAAGCTACTGCGCGACGAATGCAAGGCGAAAGGTCAAATCTATCCCGGTGACATACTTGTACCGCCAGATGTGCACGGTGAGTATGTAACGACTCGCGATTATTTTTTTGACTCGGAGGCCGCATGGAAAGACCGGCTTCGTCGGGCTCTTGAGTTGACCATACAAAAGCGAGATGATTATGCTCACGCGGCGACTTTCAATGAAGCGCAGCGCGATCGCTTGCTAGCGAGGGCTACGGTGGATGAACTTTTGTCCGATATTGACGAGCTCGGTACGCTCGCCCCTAACGCCGGATTCGGGCTCGCTCGCTTTCTAGCCGAAGGTGGCCTACTGCCGATGTACGGTATGCCAACTCGAGTGCGCGAGCTCTACCTCGGCCTTCGCTCCGACAAGGATAGCGCCTCTCCTGAGTACGAATGGTCCACAATGGATCGAGACCTTGATCTCGCGGTTTTTGAGTTCGCTCCCGGTGCGATCTTAGTAAAGGATAAGCAAAAGCACCGCGTAATAGGCTTCACCGGTGACCTAGCGGAGCCTCAGCGCCGTGGTTCTGATGTTGAGATACGGGCTGTTTCGAACTGGCTCGAGTCCAAGACTTATGTCGCTCTGTGTCCGAGCTGCGGCTCGGCGAAACACGATGAAAGCGAGCCTGCCACAGTATTGAACTGTGATGATTGTCACGAAGAGATTCCGCCGGAGGAGTTTCATCTTTACGTAACACCTACCGCGTTTCGCACTGACTTTCAACCGAGGACCAACCTGGATGAGGTTGGTCGAATGGCGTTTCGAACGGTAGCGACGGTGCTTCGCGAAGGGGAGCGAGTGGCGTACGGGAAAATGGCAGTTCGTCGTGGTGCGGATGTCACTGTTATGCAACTTAATGATGGCGTTTCAGGAGACGAAGGTGAGGGCAACCGATTTGTCATCAATCTCGCCCAGGATCAGGGAGTACCGGTGCCATTGCGGTCGAAGCCGCTCACAATCGACGGACCCCAGGCAATTGAATCTTCTTTCTTGGAAAAGGAGCGCGGTAGTCGCTGGGCGGCTAAGCAAGATTCTCAGATGACCTTCGGCCTCATTGCTAGCAAGAAGACTGATGCCCTCTACTTAGAGTTGACAACTTTGATCCTCGACTAA
- a CDS encoding recombinase family protein → MSRTFAYARVSTADQTTDNQVLEIQTAGFAVEPHRIVVENISGSVAAGERPGFAKLLHKLEAGDVLIVTKLDRLGRNAMDVRATVERLAAMGVPIHCLALGGVDLTSAAGKMTMGVLNAVAEFERDLLIERTQAGLARAKSEGKALGRPAALAEAEQAEALAKLAAGVSIAQVARDYGTTRQSIMRARDRAASRQGVNHA, encoded by the coding sequence ATGTCCCGAACCTTCGCCTACGCCCGGGTTTCCACCGCGGACCAGACGACCGACAACCAGGTACTCGAGATCCAGACGGCCGGCTTCGCTGTCGAGCCGCACCGCATTGTCGTTGAGAACATCTCCGGATCCGTCGCCGCCGGCGAGCGCCCTGGGTTCGCCAAGCTGCTGCACAAGCTGGAGGCGGGTGACGTGCTGATCGTCACGAAGCTGGACCGGCTTGGGCGGAATGCGATGGACGTGCGCGCCACGGTCGAGCGTCTGGCCGCGATGGGCGTGCCGATCCACTGCCTTGCGCTCGGCGGCGTCGACCTGACCAGCGCGGCCGGCAAGATGACGATGGGCGTGCTAAACGCGGTTGCGGAATTCGAGCGCGACCTGCTGATTGAGCGTACCCAGGCCGGGCTCGCTCGCGCCAAGTCAGAGGGCAAGGCTCTGGGGCGGCCGGCGGCGCTCGCCGAAGCAGAGCAGGCCGAGGCGCTGGCGAAGCTCGCCGCCGGCGTCTCGATCGCCCAGGTCGCCCGCGACTACGGCACGACTAGGCAGAGCATCATGCGCGCCCGGGACAGAGCAGCAAGCCGCCAGGGAGTCAACCATGCATGA
- a CDS encoding tyrosine-type recombinase/integrase produces the protein MKLYLRLNRHRLHPYFTQSLVQSFEHFYATNGDLSLSEVRKSHIRAHIARRIAMGLKTNSVRREIAHLAAATSAYLREKELDSPNPFHGVSIPNEGLDSTQRLPMPPDDIANLKASCYNEDDEIRWLLAMLIDTGARIAEIAGLALSDIVLNHRYPHIDIRAHGWRGLKSAASIRKLPLVGVALWAASRVVSEAKPGQTHAFPRYNKLPQTKRNGAASSMGAWMKQRDIHCQIHGLRHAFVDRLRRAGCPLDIRATLCGWSIRSIETRYGVGFGLAETSQWMAKIDDSTHLEAARVLPSAGFGRELCAYTCASRILAFITANGPATRQDMVQAGIMDKVDVRRGLEYARRYNAIERLDMSAFPRRKDTKYRMTGKIMPRSPTPKRTRRRLPPLKNSASLVRHLPPFVRLAPAQCFQSKAVEEDAPWRWLRNARSQSSARSAID, from the coding sequence TTGAAGTTGTATCTGCGGCTGAACAGGCATCGACTGCACCCATACTTCACACAGAGCCTTGTGCAGTCGTTTGAGCATTTTTATGCTACCAATGGCGACCTTAGCCTCTCCGAAGTACGAAAGTCACATATCAGGGCGCATATAGCCAGGCGCATTGCTATGGGGCTGAAAACCAACTCTGTGCGCAGAGAGATCGCGCATCTAGCAGCGGCCACCAGTGCGTACCTGCGTGAAAAGGAATTGGATAGCCCGAATCCATTCCACGGCGTGTCAATTCCAAACGAGGGGCTTGATTCGACTCAAAGGCTCCCAATGCCACCGGACGATATCGCAAATCTCAAGGCCAGCTGCTACAACGAGGACGACGAAATTCGCTGGCTGCTAGCGATGCTTATCGACACCGGCGCGCGCATTGCCGAGATTGCCGGCCTGGCCCTATCGGACATTGTTCTCAATCACCGTTACCCGCACATAGATATCCGTGCACATGGCTGGCGAGGGCTAAAGTCAGCGGCCAGTATCCGAAAACTTCCCCTGGTGGGTGTGGCTTTGTGGGCTGCCAGCCGAGTCGTATCGGAAGCGAAGCCTGGGCAGACACACGCCTTTCCACGCTATAACAAGCTCCCTCAAACGAAGCGCAACGGGGCCGCATCGTCCATGGGAGCCTGGATGAAGCAGCGTGACATTCATTGCCAAATTCACGGCCTGCGCCATGCTTTCGTAGATAGATTGCGCCGGGCGGGATGCCCGTTAGATATTCGGGCCACCCTCTGCGGCTGGTCAATTCGATCTATAGAGACTCGATATGGAGTCGGCTTCGGCCTAGCGGAAACCAGCCAATGGATGGCGAAAATCGATGACTCCACGCACCTTGAGGCCGCAAGAGTGCTGCCCTCGGCAGGCTTTGGTAGAGAGCTATGCGCGTACACCTGCGCCTCCAGAATCTTGGCGTTCATTACAGCGAATGGGCCCGCGACGCGGCAGGATATGGTACAGGCGGGGATCATGGACAAGGTGGACGTGCGTCGCGGCCTTGAATACGCAAGGCGGTACAACGCGATTGAGCGGCTGGATATGAGCGCCTTTCCGAGGCGAAAAGACACAAAGTACCGCATGACAGGCAAGATTATGCCTCGCTCGCCAACACCAAAGCGCACCAGACGGCGGTTACCGCCGCTAAAGAACTCAGCAAGTCTGGTTAGGCACCTGCCACCGTTCGTTCGTCTCGCCCCGGCTCAGTGTTTCCAGTCGAAAGCAGTTGAGGAAGACGCGCCTTGGCGGTGGCTGCGAAATGCGCGCTCGCAGAGCAGCGCAAGGAGCGCCATAGATTAG
- a CDS encoding type II toxin-antitoxin system Phd/YefM family antitoxin, whose product MSTVNLAEAQSSLGRLIEAVRNGAEQEIIILGADGRPAAKLVPLAQPTAALCIAPTASGKRLIGIAAGKRKIPDDIDKDNAEIQRMFEGDGQN is encoded by the coding sequence ATGTCAACAGTCAATCTCGCGGAGGCCCAATCTTCACTGGGAAGGTTGATCGAAGCCGTCCGCAATGGCGCCGAGCAGGAGATTATTATTCTTGGCGCAGACGGGAGGCCAGCAGCTAAGCTGGTTCCGCTCGCTCAACCGACCGCGGCGCTATGCATTGCTCCCACTGCAAGCGGGAAGCGGCTAATTGGCATCGCAGCGGGGAAACGCAAAATCCCGGATGACATCGATAAAGACAATGCGGAGATCCAGCGTATGTTTGAGGGGGATGGGCAGAATTGA
- a CDS encoding type II toxin-antitoxin system VapC family toxin, which yields MLLDTHILLWAMYAEDSSKLPAAAAALLDNPEHEYFVSAATVWEIAIKHALQRGDFNYPPDEVVGLAQAAGCQLLPVTAADAIALTRLPPAAAVGASNSDPFDRMLIAQAMSGHLVLVTHDSEIPKYQKHLAQQCIIAV from the coding sequence TTGCTGCTCGACACGCACATCCTCCTTTGGGCTATGTACGCGGAGGACAGCAGCAAACTGCCGGCCGCCGCGGCAGCGCTGCTGGACAACCCAGAGCACGAATACTTCGTCAGCGCAGCCACCGTGTGGGAGATCGCCATCAAGCACGCCTTGCAGCGGGGCGACTTCAACTATCCACCCGATGAGGTCGTCGGGCTGGCGCAAGCCGCCGGCTGTCAGCTCCTGCCCGTGACCGCGGCGGACGCGATCGCACTCACCCGGCTGCCTCCGGCCGCCGCCGTCGGCGCCAGTAACAGCGACCCCTTCGACCGCATGCTGATCGCCCAGGCCATGTCCGGCCACCTGGTGCTGGTGACCCACGACAGCGAGATCCCCAAGTACCAGAAGCACCTGGCCCAGCAGTGCATCATCGCCGTCTGA
- a CDS encoding ParB/RepB/Spo0J family partition protein, translated as MNTRRPPEVLEREMALLFEDLMRQPEGSINIPVNMIRSSPYRCRVGNDEAHIKKLMSSISEIGLITPIVVRRMTVADTRGSLEQTSDNTTFELVAGHYRTEAFRRMGRATIPGIIRPLSDAEAARALTADNALSRPMSNENEVTIQREGRVVKMTLLDGEAKITGDINFDKLRAIIDANLLALQRD; from the coding sequence ATGAACACGCGCAGGCCGCCGGAAGTGTTGGAGAGGGAGATGGCTTTATTGTTCGAGGATTTGATGCGGCAACCGGAAGGATCAATCAATATCCCGGTCAACATGATCCGATCGTCGCCATACCGCTGTCGGGTGGGCAACGATGAGGCACACATCAAGAAACTGATGTCCTCGATAAGTGAAATTGGCCTAATCACGCCGATTGTCGTACGCAGGATGACGGTCGCCGACACTCGTGGCTCCCTGGAACAAACGTCAGACAATACCACTTTCGAGTTAGTGGCTGGCCACTACCGCACTGAGGCTTTTCGCCGTATGGGGCGCGCCACTATCCCTGGTATTATCCGGCCGCTCTCCGACGCCGAGGCGGCGCGCGCGCTCACTGCGGATAACGCCCTATCTCGGCCCATGTCAAATGAGAACGAGGTCACCATTCAGCGTGAGGGGCGCGTGGTCAAGATGACCCTGCTCGACGGCGAGGCAAAGATCACCGGCGATATCAACTTCGATAAACTCCGCGCGATTATCGATGCCAATCTGCTGGCGTTGCAGCGTGACTAG
- a CDS encoding McrC family protein, translating into MPTLALFAFERETIRVAPDGDVAALRQRARADGLPADGRDDAGRLALTHAEAEVLERVNATRSDFCSRTLKGIALSKHCGLVRLGAGGAGRGVVLEVLPKIWDGHGGAAEADAAERAEGAGRARRALLRMLALASGLSIAELDMAPQAAARATLLDLFIRSYLREALKVAKGGLLTRYVESEDDLPVLRGRMLLVESERLAATRPGLVRCSHDELTPDNAYNQALLAAIERCRPHVRQAATERLWVEARAFFGGVSLVRTDAKRVAGLKRGRETARYEEALRWAELLLGLLSPSLAAGASEAPALLFNMEPIFESWVARHERRRAPEGIEVRLKGSPRYLSTVAHRRPAAAAGGDGAGGAGSAPQKRAAGRVKTAFRLMPDVLLWPDGVDREEGAPAAIVDAKWKSLDPSKKDWGVDEKDAHQLVAYLTRYRCLAARLAYPTLSAAGLPSQGPPSFEIDLPGGVVATIDVELVPIDA; encoded by the coding sequence ATGCCGACCCTTGCCCTGTTCGCCTTTGAGCGCGAAACCATCCGGGTGGCGCCCGACGGCGACGTGGCGGCGCTGCGCCAGCGCGCGCGCGCCGATGGACTCCCCGCCGACGGCCGCGACGACGCGGGGCGCCTCGCCCTGACGCACGCCGAGGCCGAGGTGCTCGAGCGCGTCAACGCCACCCGCTCCGACTTCTGCTCGCGGACGCTCAAGGGGATCGCGCTTTCCAAGCATTGCGGTCTAGTCCGGCTCGGCGCCGGCGGGGCGGGCCGAGGTGTGGTCCTGGAGGTTCTACCGAAGATCTGGGATGGCCACGGCGGAGCCGCCGAGGCCGACGCGGCCGAGCGAGCCGAGGGGGCGGGGAGGGCCAGACGTGCGCTGCTGCGAATGCTCGCCCTGGCCAGCGGACTTTCCATCGCCGAGCTGGACATGGCGCCACAGGCGGCCGCCCGCGCAACGCTGCTGGACCTTTTCATCCGCTCCTACCTGCGCGAGGCGCTCAAGGTAGCGAAGGGCGGGCTGCTCACCCGCTACGTCGAGTCCGAGGACGATCTGCCGGTGCTGCGCGGCAGGATGCTCCTGGTGGAATCCGAGCGCCTGGCGGCGACCCGCCCGGGATTGGTCCGCTGCTCGCACGACGAGCTCACGCCCGACAACGCCTACAACCAGGCCCTGCTGGCCGCCATTGAGCGCTGCCGCCCCCACGTCCGCCAGGCCGCCACCGAGCGGCTCTGGGTGGAGGCGAGGGCCTTCTTCGGGGGCGTCTCCTTGGTCCGGACGGATGCCAAGCGCGTGGCGGGGCTCAAGCGCGGCCGCGAGACGGCCCGCTACGAGGAGGCCTTGCGTTGGGCCGAGCTGCTCCTGGGCCTGCTCTCGCCCTCGCTTGCGGCCGGTGCCTCCGAAGCGCCCGCGCTGCTCTTCAACATGGAGCCCATCTTCGAGAGCTGGGTCGCCCGCCACGAGCGCCGGCGCGCGCCGGAGGGGATCGAGGTCCGCCTCAAAGGCTCGCCGCGCTACCTCTCCACCGTCGCCCACCGCAGGCCCGCCGCGGCGGCCGGTGGCGACGGCGCAGGCGGCGCGGGGAGCGCGCCCCAGAAACGCGCTGCCGGCCGCGTGAAAACCGCCTTCCGCCTCATGCCGGACGTACTCCTATGGCCTGACGGCGTGGACAGGGAGGAAGGGGCGCCCGCCGCCATCGTCGACGCAAAGTGGAAGAGCTTGGACCCCTCCAAGAAGGACTGGGGCGTCGACGAGAAGGACGCGCACCAGTTGGTGGCTTACCTCACGCGCTATCGCTGCCTGGCCGCTCGGCTGGCCTACCCCACGCTCTCGGCCGCCGGGTTGCCGTCGCAGGGCCCGCCGAGCTTCGAGATTGACCTCCCGGGCGGGGTGGTGGCTACCATCGACGTGGAGCTGGTGCCCATCGACGCTTGA